The Patescibacteria group bacterium genome window below encodes:
- the rpsG gene encoding 30S ribosomal protein S7 has product MRGKRAPKRKILPDPKYKSMNLAKFINYVMERGKKTVAQGIVYEAFDILKEKTKQDPLEIFDQATRNVTPALEVKSRRVGGANYQIPIPVRGERKIYLAYHWIIDAARHKKGKPMAEKLANELNDAYQNQGDAVKKKMDVHRMAEANRAFAHFARF; this is encoded by the coding sequence ATGCGCGGTAAACGAGCACCAAAAAGAAAAATATTACCCGATCCAAAATATAAAAGCATGAATCTTGCCAAGTTTATTAATTATGTTATGGAAAGGGGAAAAAAGACCGTAGCGCAAGGAATTGTCTACGAAGCTTTTGATATTCTTAAAGAAAAAACGAAACAAGATCCTTTAGAAATTTTTGATCAGGCGACAAGAAATGTTACTCCGGCACTTGAGGTCAAAAGCCGACGCGTTGGTGGCGCTAATTACCAGATTCCAATTCCTGTTCGCGGTGAACGAAAAATTTATTTAGCGTATCATTGGATTATTGACGCCGCGCGACATAAAAAGGGCAAGCCAATGGCGGAAAAATTAGCTAATGAATTGAATGACGCCTATCAAAATCAAGGTGATGCCGTGAAAAAGAAAATGGACGTCCACCGCATGGCCGAAGCTAATCGAGCGTTTGCTCATTTCGCACGTTTTTAA
- the fusA gene encoding elongation factor G, with the protein MPRQYTQEQTRNIGIIAHIDAGKTTVSERVLYYTGKKHKIGEVHEGAAEMDWMEQERERGITIQSAATTCFWKDVRINLIDTPGHIDFTVEVKRSLRVLDGAVVIFDGVAGVEPQSETNWHYADGYKVPRMCFINKLDRTGADFYKDVDSIHERLTKNAYPLQLPIGTEANFKGIIDLLTRKSYIYHDEMGKDISEEEVPADMKDKVEQHRAKLLEAIVENDEILMNKYLAGEDIPVADLKKVLRKAVIANNIVPVLCGSALKNKGVQFMLDAVADYLPSPLDVPPIEAFDPKDHEKKITRRPTDDEPFTALAFKVASDPYVGKLCFFRVYSGTIKAGSYVLNVSNGERERIGRIVRMHANHREDVDEVYAGEIAAAVGLKSTFTGHTLTDPDHPVMLESIVFPEPVIDIAVEPKTKADQEKMGTALQKLAEEDPTFRVRTDEETLQTIIAGMGELHLDIIVDRMKREFKVEANVGKPQVAYKETIKKSAEAEGKYIRQSGGRGQYGHCWLRVEPNEKGKGFEFVDEIKGGVIPKEYIAPIGKGAKEALEKGILAGYPVIDVKATVFDGSFHEVDSSEAAFKIAGSLAVQDGAKKAGLVLLEPMMKVEVLTPEQFMGEVIGDLNSKRGQIQEMRDRSGIKVIDAMVPLAEMFGYATSLRSMTQGRASYNMEFANYAEVPRNVAETIIGERGKK; encoded by the coding sequence ATGCCTAGACAATACACTCAAGAACAAACAAGGAATATTGGTATCATCGCTCACATTGATGCCGGGAAAACGACTGTTTCCGAACGCGTTTTGTATTACACTGGGAAAAAACATAAAATCGGTGAAGTACACGAAGGCGCCGCAGAAATGGATTGGATGGAACAGGAGCGCGAACGCGGCATCACGATTCAGTCGGCCGCTACCACTTGTTTTTGGAAAGATGTCCGCATCAATTTGATTGATACTCCAGGCCACATTGATTTTACGGTAGAAGTTAAAAGATCGTTGCGCGTTTTGGACGGCGCGGTAGTTATTTTTGACGGCGTGGCAGGTGTTGAACCACAATCAGAAACTAACTGGCATTATGCCGATGGCTATAAAGTTCCGCGCATGTGTTTTATAAATAAATTGGATCGCACCGGCGCCGATTTTTACAAGGACGTTGATTCAATTCACGAACGGCTGACAAAAAATGCTTATCCTCTCCAATTACCAATCGGGACGGAGGCTAATTTTAAGGGAATTATCGATCTTTTAACTCGCAAATCTTATATTTATCACGACGAAATGGGCAAAGATATTTCCGAAGAAGAAGTGCCTGCCGACATGAAAGATAAGGTTGAGCAACATCGGGCGAAATTACTTGAAGCCATCGTGGAAAATGATGAAATTTTAATGAATAAATATTTAGCAGGGGAAGATATCCCGGTTGCAGATTTGAAAAAAGTTTTACGTAAAGCCGTCATCGCGAATAATATTGTTCCAGTTCTTTGTGGCAGCGCGCTAAAAAATAAAGGCGTGCAATTTATGCTTGACGCGGTGGCCGATTATTTGCCGTCCCCGCTCGACGTGCCGCCGATTGAAGCTTTTGATCCCAAGGATCACGAGAAAAAAATTACGCGTCGGCCGACTGACGATGAACCATTTACTGCTCTGGCTTTTAAAGTCGCCTCTGACCCGTATGTCGGAAAACTTTGTTTTTTTAGAGTTTATTCAGGAACAATAAAAGCCGGATCATATGTGTTAAATGTTAGTAATGGCGAACGAGAAAGAATCGGCCGTATTGTCCGGATGCACGCTAATCACCGCGAAGATGTGGATGAGGTTTACGCCGGAGAAATTGCCGCGGCTGTCGGTTTAAAAAGCACTTTTACTGGTCATACTCTTACCGACCCGGATCATCCAGTTATGCTCGAATCAATTGTCTTTCCAGAACCGGTTATTGACATTGCTGTTGAACCGAAAACCAAAGCCGATCAGGAAAAAATGGGTACTGCCCTTCAAAAATTAGCTGAAGAAGATCCGACTTTCCGCGTCAGAACTGATGAAGAAACTTTGCAAACCATTATTGCAGGCATGGGTGAATTGCACCTAGATATTATTGTTGACCGCATGAAAAGAGAATTTAAAGTGGAAGCCAATGTTGGCAAACCGCAAGTTGCTTATAAAGAAACCATTAAAAAGTCCGCAGAGGCCGAAGGAAAATATATCAGGCAATCGGGTGGCCGCGGTCAATATGGCCATTGCTGGCTTAGAGTTGAACCAAATGAAAAAGGAAAAGGTTTTGAATTTGTTGATGAAATTAAAGGCGGCGTTATTCCAAAAGAATACATCGCACCGATTGGAAAAGGTGCCAAAGAAGCTTTGGAAAAAGGCATTTTGGCCGGCTATCCCGTGATTGACGTGAAGGCTACAGTTTTTGACGGTTCCTTCCATGAAGTTGACTCTTCGGAAGCGGCTTTTAAAATCGCCGGATCTTTGGCTGTTCAAGATGGCGCGAAAAAAGCTGGCTTGGTTTTGCTTGAGCCAATGATGAAAGTGGAAGTTTTGACTCCAGAGCAATTTATGGGTGAAGTGATCGGCGATTTAAATTCCAAGCGTGGCCAAATTCAGGAAATGCGTGACCGGAGCGGGATTAAAGTTATTGATGCCATGGTGCCGCTCGCGGAAATGTTTGGCTACGCCACTTCTCTCCGTTCTATGACGCAGGGCCGAGCTTCTTATAATATGGAATTTGCAAATTATGCAGAAGTTCCGAGAAATGTCGCTGAAACGATCATTGGAGAAAGAGGGAAAAAATAA
- the rpsL gene encoding 30S ribosomal protein S12 translates to MPTINQLVKRKRKPNFKKTKTPALQSTLDTLHRKRKDLKKGSAFKRGVCLKVTTVTPKKPNSALRKICRVRLSNGMEVTAYIPGVGHNLQEHSIVLVRGGRVKDLPGVRYHVVRGVYDTQGVEGRKRGRSIYGAKRGK, encoded by the coding sequence ATGCCAACTATAAATCAATTAGTTAAAAGAAAAAGAAAACCAAATTTTAAAAAGACCAAGACGCCGGCTCTTCAGTCTACTTTAGATACACTACACCGAAAGAGAAAAGATTTGAAAAAAGGTAGCGCCTTTAAGCGTGGTGTTTGTCTTAAGGTAACAACTGTTACGCCTAAAAAACCAAACTCTGCCTTGCGGAAAATTTGCAGAGTCAGATTATCAAACGGTATGGAAGTGACTGCTTATATTCCTGGCGTTGGACATAATCTTCAGGAACACTCAATTGTTTTGGTCCGCGGCGGTCGTGTTAAAGATTTACCTGGTGTTAGATATCACGTAGTTCGCGGAGTTTATGACACCCAGGGCGTGGAAGGTCGAAAGCGTGGCCGATCAATTTACGGCGCGAAAAGAGGAAAATAA